From a single Chlamydia muridarum str. Nigg genomic region:
- a CDS encoding DUF2608 domain-containing protein: MRFLFAFILLCSPWVSEASQNIVTVKTIHEVASDILYDNTNYWLILDIDDVLFEGAEALSHSSWFERSIQGMRALGASEKEAWEAIYPEWLAIQHQGSIKQIETAIPLLITKVQNQDKIVFAYSERQLCAQNVTFEQLATINLSFDKPNLPYASLPPSISFTKGVLFGAEIHKGLGLQLFLDAQPDLPEKIIYIDNEKYNVMRVGEVCNQKNIPYLGIIYTAPKYLSPTYLPDIAKVQYLFRQKLLSNEAAALLLRHRLDK; the protein is encoded by the coding sequence ATGCGATTTTTATTTGCCTTTATTCTTCTATGCTCCCCCTGGGTCTCTGAAGCATCGCAAAATATTGTTACCGTAAAAACTATACATGAGGTCGCTTCTGACATCTTGTATGACAACACTAACTATTGGCTAATTTTGGATATTGATGATGTGCTATTCGAAGGGGCTGAAGCTCTTAGTCACTCGTCTTGGTTCGAACGTTCTATCCAGGGCATGCGAGCATTAGGAGCATCAGAAAAAGAGGCTTGGGAAGCCATTTACCCTGAATGGTTAGCTATTCAACATCAAGGCTCTATTAAACAAATAGAAACTGCCATCCCTTTACTCATTACTAAAGTACAGAATCAAGACAAAATTGTCTTTGCGTATTCAGAGCGCCAACTATGCGCGCAAAATGTAACATTTGAACAACTTGCAACCATAAACCTCTCTTTCGACAAGCCAAATCTTCCCTATGCGAGTCTCCCCCCAAGCATTAGTTTCACAAAAGGAGTTCTTTTCGGTGCCGAAATCCATAAAGGGCTAGGGTTGCAACTCTTTCTAGATGCACAACCTGATTTACCAGAAAAAATCATCTACATCGATAATGAGAAGTACAATGTCATGCGTGTTGGCGAAGTTTGTAACCAGAAAAACATCCCTTACTTAGGGATCATTTACACGGCTCCTAAATATCTCTCCCCTACCTATCTTCCTGATATTGCTAAAGTACAGTACTTATTCCGTCAAAAACTCTTAAGCAATGAAGCTGCAGCCCTTTTATTACGTCACCGTCTCGATAAATAG